One part of the Pyrinomonadaceae bacterium genome encodes these proteins:
- a CDS encoding YceI family protein, with protein sequence MKKYFAIFMLAFAASMVACANPADNKPHATVSEATQTPDAAKTAGAETLAITPENSKVEFVGSKVTGSHNGSFKQFSGSVELAKEGVEKSRVTVDIDTTSLVTDAEGLTTHLKTPDFFDVAKYPKANFTSTKIEPATTAGATHTVTGNLDLHGVKKSISFPATIQVAPDAASVNAEFSINRKDFGINYAGKANDLIRDEVVMKLTVKAPRKQ encoded by the coding sequence ATGAAAAAGTACTTTGCGATTTTTATGCTGGCGTTCGCCGCGTCGATGGTGGCCTGCGCCAATCCGGCCGACAACAAACCGCACGCGACAGTTTCCGAAGCGACGCAGACCCCGGATGCTGCGAAAACTGCCGGCGCTGAGACGCTGGCGATCACCCCGGAGAATTCGAAAGTTGAGTTCGTGGGATCGAAAGTCACGGGCAGTCATAACGGCTCGTTCAAGCAGTTCAGCGGCTCCGTTGAACTCGCCAAAGAAGGCGTTGAAAAAAGCCGGGTGACGGTCGACATCGACACGACCTCGCTCGTGACCGATGCAGAGGGCCTGACGACGCATTTGAAGACTCCCGATTTTTTTGACGTCGCCAAATATCCGAAGGCAAACTTCACTTCAACGAAGATCGAACCGGCCACCACCGCCGGCGCTACGCACACGGTCACCGGAAATCTGGATTTGCACGGCGTTAAGAAATCGATCAGCTTTCCGGCGACGATCCAGGTGGCACCGGATGCCGCCTCAGTCAACGCCGAGTTCTCGATCAATCGCAAGGATTTTGGGATTAACTATGCCGGCAAGGCAAACGATTTGATTCGCGATGAAGTAGTCATGAAATTGACGGTGAAGGCGCCGCGGAAGCAGTAA
- a CDS encoding heparan-alpha-glucosaminide N-acetyltransferase domain-containing protein: MPESETAANRNTVAQTGRQRIDSIDLLRGIVMVIMMLDHTRDFVHSGAFNFDPTDLTKTTPVVFFTRWITHFCAPVFVFLAGTGTYLQLSRGKSKKELSKFLVTRGLWLILLELTIVKWGVWFNLDFRLLAMLQVIWVLGVSMIVLAALIHLPIRVIAGFGLLMIALHNLLDRFEVPGWNGPGTPVPTFAQKLWILLHQSPFKVFPILGDPSPVVVVIYSLIPWIGVMAVGYAFGVLYTKDARERRRWLLIIGGVATALFFALRAINLYGDPSQWASQKNALFTVMSFLNTTKYPPSLLFLLMTLGPSIMALAFFEKLPAAIASAKSLAARLRDALVTFGRVPLFFYLLQWYVAHLMGVIAGLIAGQPVAWQFASPVDKFTNMPDGVGFPIWVVYLCWIIGVLLLYPLCKWFAGVKARRRDWWLSYL, encoded by the coding sequence ATGCCCGAGTCCGAAACAGCCGCGAATCGCAATACGGTCGCTCAAACTGGTCGTCAACGCATCGATTCCATCGATCTGCTGCGCGGCATCGTGATGGTGATCATGATGCTCGATCACACGCGCGACTTTGTTCACTCCGGCGCGTTCAACTTCGATCCGACCGATCTGACAAAGACGACACCCGTGGTTTTCTTTACGCGCTGGATTACACATTTTTGCGCGCCTGTCTTCGTTTTTCTCGCCGGCACCGGAACGTACCTCCAACTGTCGCGCGGTAAGAGTAAGAAGGAACTATCAAAGTTTCTGGTTACGCGCGGGCTTTGGCTGATCCTGCTTGAGCTGACGATCGTGAAGTGGGGCGTGTGGTTCAACCTGGACTTTCGTCTGCTGGCGATGCTCCAGGTCATCTGGGTGCTCGGCGTCTCGATGATCGTGCTGGCCGCGCTGATCCATCTGCCGATCAGAGTGATTGCCGGGTTCGGCTTGTTGATGATCGCGCTTCATAACCTGCTCGACAGGTTTGAAGTACCGGGCTGGAACGGTCCGGGAACGCCGGTGCCGACGTTCGCGCAAAAGCTTTGGATCCTGCTGCATCAATCACCCTTCAAGGTATTTCCAATTCTTGGAGATCCAAGTCCGGTGGTCGTCGTCATCTATTCGCTGATTCCGTGGATTGGGGTGATGGCGGTGGGATATGCGTTCGGCGTTTTGTACACGAAAGATGCGCGCGAGCGCCGTCGCTGGCTTTTGATTATTGGAGGCGTGGCTACCGCTTTGTTCTTCGCTCTGCGGGCGATCAATCTCTACGGGGATCCATCACAGTGGGCGTCACAGAAGAACGCGTTGTTTACGGTGATGTCTTTCCTGAACACGACGAAGTATCCGCCGTCGCTGCTTTTCCTGTTGATGACGTTGGGTCCTTCGATAATGGCTTTGGCGTTCTTCGAAAAACTTCCCGCGGCGATTGCCTCGGCAAAATCTTTGGCCGCCCGCTTGCGCGACGCGCTGGTGACATTCGGCCGGGTGCCGCTGTTTTTCTATCTGCTTCAGTGGTACGTCGCGCACTTAATGGGTGTTATCGCCGGACTCATTGCCGGCCAGCCCGTCGCATGGCAATTTGCTAGTCCGGTGGATAAGTTCACGAATATGCCGGACGGTGTCGGTTTTCCGATCTGGGTGGTTTACCTTTGCTGGATTATCGGCGTGCTGCTGTTGTATCCGTTGTGCAAGTGGTTCGCGGGGGTAAAAGCCCGCCGTCGAGATTGGTGGCTGTCTTATTTGTGA